One window of the Trifolium pratense cultivar HEN17-A07 linkage group LG2, ARS_RC_1.1, whole genome shotgun sequence genome contains the following:
- the LOC123904839 gene encoding pentatricopeptide repeat-containing protein At3g22470, mitochondrial-like → MCFIWAEFDDDDDGEDDGDDFTGAFDGYCLKGEIHKALHFHDKVVAQGFQLNQVSYGTLINGLCKVGETRSALQLLRRIDGKLLQPNVVMYSAIIERFCDKGLFDEALALLSKMKDNSCIPNAATYEIIICSLIDGLGKFGRISHALKLVVEMHDRGGLQPNIFTYNSILDALCKNHHVEKAIALLKKVKDEGIQPEMNTYTILIHGLWFCDKGLFDEVLALLSKMKDNSCIPNAATYEIIIRSLFNKGENDKAHKLLH, encoded by the exons ATGTGTTTTATCTGGGCAgagtttgatgatgatgatgatggtgaagatgATGGTGATGATTTCACTGGAGCTTTTGAT GGTTATTGCCTCAAAGGTGAGATCCATAAAGCTTTGCACTTTCACGACAAGGTGGTAGCGCAGGGGTTCCAGTTGAACCAAGTTAGTTATGGGACCTTAATCAACGGGTTATGTAAAGTTGGAGAAACAAGATCAGCCCTACAATTGCTGAGACGAATTGATGGGAAACTGTTACAACCTAATGTGGTAATGTACAGTGCCATTATTGAAA GGTTCTGCGACAAGGGCTTGTTTGATGAAGCATTGGCCTTGCTATCAAAAATGAAAGATAATAGTTGCATTCCAAATGCTGCAACTTATGAAATAATTATCTGTTCCCTTATTGATGGTTTAGGCAAATTTGGGAGAATCTCACATGCTTTGAAGCTCGTCGTTGAGATGCATGATAGAGGAGGTCTACAACCTAATATATTTACTTACAATTCTATATTAGATGCTTTATGTAAAAACCATCATGTTGAAAAGGCAATtgcattattaaaaaaagttaaggaCGAGGGTATTCAACCAGAGATGAACACATATACTATTCTTATTCACGGGTTGT GGTTCTGCGACAAGGGCTTATTTGATGAAGTGTTGGCCTTGCTATCAAAAATGAAAGATAATAGTTGCATTCCAAATGCTGCAACTTATGAAATAATTATCCGTTCTCTGTTTAATAAAGGTGAAAATGATAAGGCACATAAACTTCTACATTAA
- the LOC123907042 gene encoding pentatricopeptide repeat-containing protein At1g12300, mitochondrial-like — protein sequence MLSFSTKKFQRYYASSIPLFQLLNPNFIPSSTMLYSQLHNQQEDHDNLVSSFNQLLLQNPTPPIIHFGKILGSLVKANHYYTVISLHRHMELNGIASDLVTLSILINCFSQLGLNSLSFSVFANILKKGYDPDVITLTTLIKGLCLKGQIHKALNFHDNLVAQGFQLNQVSYGTLINGLCKVGETSAALQLLRRVDGKLVRPCVVMYSAIIDSMCKDKLVDDAFDLYSEMVAKRIYPNVVTYSTLISGFCIVGKLKEAIGLFNKMVLENINPNAYTFNILVDAFCKEGKVKEANNVFAVMIRKGVKPNVVTYNSLMDGYCLVKQVNKAKDIFNIMAQSGVTPEVRSYNIMINGFCKVKMVDEALILFKEMRCRNIIPNVIAYSSLIDGLGKSGRISHALKLVDEMHDRGQPPDIVTYNSIFDALCKTHHVEKAIALLTKVKDEGIQPNMNTYTILIHGLCKVGRVDDARNVFEDLSVKGYNLHVYTYTVMIQGFCDKGLFDEALALLSKMKDNSCIPDAATYEIIICSLFNKGENDKAEKLLREIIAKGLL from the coding sequence ATGTTGTCGTTTTCAACCAAAAAGTTTCAGAGGTACTATGCTTCTTCTATCCCTCTTTTTCAacttctaaaccctaatttcattCCTTCTTCAACAATGCTATACTCTCAATTACACAACCAACAAGAAGATCATGATAATCTTGTTTCTTCATTCAATCAATTACTACTTCAGAATCCAACCCCACCCATCATTCATTTTGGTAAGATTTTAGGTTCTCTTGTTAAGGCCAATCATTACTATACTGTTATTTCACTTCATCGTCATATGGAATTAAATGGAATTGCTTCAGATTTAGTCACTTTGAGCATCTTGATCAATTGCTTTTCTCAATTGGGTTTAAACTCTCTTTCCTTTTCTGTATTTGCCAACATTCTCAAAAAGGGTTATGACCCAGATGTCATAACTTTGACTACACTCATCAAGGGTCTTTGTCTCAAAGGTCAGATCCATAAAGCATTGAACTTTCATGACAACTTGGTAGCACAGGGATTTCAGTTGAATCAAGTTAGTTACGGGACCTTAATCAATGGGTTATGTAAAGTAGGAGAAACAAGTGCAGCCTTGCAGTTGCTGAGACGAGTTGATGGGAAACTGGTTCGACCTTGTGTGGTAATGTACAGTGCAATTATTGACAGTATGTGCAAAGATAAACTTGTTGATGATGCTTTTGATTTATATTCTGAAATGGTCGCTAAGAGAATTTATCCCAATGTTGTCACTTATAGTACTTTAATTAGTGGCTTTTGCATTGTCGGTAAATTGAAAGAAGCAATTGGGCTTTTTAATAAAATGGTTTTGGAGAACATAAACCCGAATGCGTATACGTTTAATATATTGGTTGATGCATTTTGTAAGGAAGGAAAAGTGAAAGAAGCTAATAATGTGTTTGCTGTGATGATCAGAAAAGGTGTTAAACCTAATGTTGTTACATATAACTCTTTAATGGATGGATATTGCTTAGTTAAACAAGTGAACAAGGCCAAGGATATATTCAATATCATGGCCCAAAGTGGAGTGACTCCTGAAGTTCGGAGCTATAATATTATGATTAATGGATTTTGTAAGGTTAAAATGGTGGATGAAGCCTTAATTCTCTTCAAAGAAATGCGTTGTAGAAACATTATTCCTAATGTGATAGCTTACAGTTCCCTTATTGATGGTTTGGGAAAATCAGGGAGAATCTCTCATGCTTTGAAGCTTGTTGATGAGATGCATGATAGAGGTCAACCACCTGATATAGTTACCTACAATTCTATATTTGATGCTTTATGCAAAACCCATCATGTTGAAAAGGCGATTGCATTATTAACAAAAGTTAAGGACGAGGGTATTCAACCAAATATGAACACATATACTATTCTTATTCACGGATTGTGTAAAGTTGGAAGAGTAGACGACGCGAGAAATGTTTTTGAAGATCTTTCAGTCAAAGGCTACAATCTACATGTTTATACATATACTGTTATGATCCAAGGGTTTTGCGACAAGGGCTTGTTTGATGAAGCGTTGGCCTTGCTATCAAAAATGAAAGACAATAGTTGCATTCCAGACGCTGCAACTTATGAAATAATTATCTGTTCTCTGTTTAATAAAGGTGAAAATGATAAGGCAGAGAAACTTCTACGTGAAATTATCGCAAAAGGTCTATTGTAA